One Leptolyngbya sp. SIO1E4 genomic region harbors:
- a CDS encoding DUF5357 family protein, which yields MIQLLKKVWDSITEFFFPQDYFSWQTIIYLGFFSFTMSWVARLSGALAITENFIATAGWVFFALGIGWFLEKNKIRPFGIPLAPWVAGAIVCIYFFGLVPWGNWPIALTTWPLVSVAIVAIPQFFTWELQPKVPLPMVRQQLILLVLVALLFSSWFQFYFRLQSWLNDYPSLLADSFNNSGFVYRLSAQPENGGKGVSLLTAAEGEVKAALNDTPWPYVERWLLNLNEQVGKLQIETAITLEGSKEKDMWQLEARPRTFNDGYALDLMALWSGPASDPNGYYFEKTCFIQPRPQPQSQPNGAENQEEPTSPTLMAEVTCDLATPKRMGRPDSVT from the coding sequence ATGATTCAGCTTCTCAAAAAAGTGTGGGACAGCATTACAGAGTTCTTCTTTCCCCAAGACTACTTCTCTTGGCAAACCATTATTTATCTGGGGTTCTTCTCTTTTACGATGTCTTGGGTAGCTCGATTATCCGGGGCTCTGGCAATTACTGAAAACTTTATTGCAACGGCAGGGTGGGTCTTTTTCGCCCTGGGGATCGGGTGGTTTTTAGAAAAAAATAAGATACGCCCGTTTGGAATTCCTCTGGCTCCCTGGGTGGCCGGTGCGATTGTCTGTATCTATTTTTTTGGGTTAGTTCCCTGGGGAAATTGGCCAATTGCGCTCACAACATGGCCTTTGGTGTCTGTGGCGATCGTGGCGATCCCTCAATTTTTTACCTGGGAACTGCAGCCCAAAGTGCCGCTGCCAATGGTACGCCAGCAGCTCATCTTACTGGTTTTGGTGGCGTTGTTGTTCAGTAGCTGGTTTCAATTTTATTTCCGGCTGCAATCCTGGCTGAACGATTACCCGAGCCTTTTGGCTGATAGTTTTAACAACAGTGGGTTTGTGTATCGTCTGTCGGCGCAGCCTGAAAATGGGGGCAAGGGGGTCTCGCTATTGACTGCTGCAGAAGGAGAAGTTAAAGCTGCCCTCAACGACACGCCGTGGCCCTATGTAGAGCGTTGGTTGCTGAACTTAAATGAGCAGGTTGGCAAACTGCAGATAGAGACCGCGATAACCCTGGAAGGCTCTAAGGAAAAAGATATGTGGCAGTTAGAGGCCCGCCCCCGTACCTTCAATGATGGCTACGCGCTCGATTTGATGGCGCTATGGTCCGGGCCGGCCTCTGATCCCAATGGCTACTACTTTGAAAAAACCTGTTTCATTCAGCCGCGCCCCCAACCGCAATCGCAACCGAACGGTGCCGAAAATCAAGAGGAGCCGACCTCCCCGACTTTGATGGCGGAAGTTACCTGTGATTTAGCCACTCCGAAACGCATGGGTAGGCCTGATTCAGTTACCTAA
- the larE gene encoding ATP-dependent sacrificial sulfur transferase LarE codes for MAESRLEALQALFAGMDRALVAYSGGIDSTLVAKVAHDVLGDRVLAVTADSPSLMPEDLEAAKVQAAEMGIPHEIVMTHELENPNYASNPANRCYFCKSELHDTLKPLALERGYPYIVDGVNADDLQDYRPGIQAAKERGVRSPLAEVGITKLNVREIARSLDLPWWDKPSQPCLSSRFPYGEAITAEKLHRVGRCERYLRDLGLRNLRVRSAGDTARIELPPAEIKDFVQTTDLPALVAAFQHYGFTYVTLDLEGYRSGKLNQVLTKSAVGRVG; via the coding sequence ATGGCAGAGAGCAGGTTAGAGGCCCTACAGGCACTATTTGCAGGGATGGATCGAGCTTTGGTGGCTTATTCAGGCGGCATTGATAGCACATTGGTTGCAAAGGTTGCCCATGATGTGCTGGGCGATCGCGTCCTGGCTGTGACGGCAGATTCGCCATCTCTCATGCCTGAGGATCTGGAAGCGGCTAAAGTTCAGGCGGCTGAAATGGGGATTCCCCATGAAATTGTGATGACCCATGAACTGGAAAACCCTAACTATGCCAGCAACCCCGCTAATCGCTGTTACTTTTGCAAAAGCGAACTCCACGATACGCTGAAGCCCCTAGCACTAGAGCGGGGCTATCCTTACATCGTGGATGGGGTCAATGCTGATGATTTGCAGGATTATCGACCCGGGATTCAGGCCGCGAAGGAACGGGGGGTGCGATCGCCCCTTGCTGAAGTGGGTATCACCAAGTTAAATGTCCGAGAGATCGCGCGATCGCTGGACTTGCCCTGGTGGGATAAACCCTCTCAGCCGTGTCTCAGCTCCCGGTTTCCCTATGGAGAGGCCATCACCGCTGAAAAACTGCATCGAGTTGGCCGCTGTGAGCGCTACTTACGGGATCTTGGGCTGCGTAACCTGCGAGTGCGATCGGCAGGCGACACGGCTCGGATTGAACTCCCCCCCGCGGAGATTAAGGACTTTGTTCAAACAACTGATTTGCCTGCTTTAGTGGCGGCTTTTCAACACTATGGGTTTACCTACGTCACCCTTGATCTGGAGGGCTATCGTAGTGGCAAACTCAATCAGGTTCTGACGAAAAGTGCAGTTGGGCGTGTCGGTTAG
- a CDS encoding EAL domain-containing protein has translation MVRSPLRFYNRAKPFIANLFQALPFSRRSILIATLVAVTLVTGAKKLGGLQRFELFIFDCLVRLQDGQGQDPRLVVVGITESDIQDYGWPLSDQKIAVLLDTIQEQQPQVVGLDLYRKTYHPPGRPALEKQFAADNLIAITNVGSGPQRVPPPDSVPWHRVGFNDLSIDPDGVIRRSLLFVSHPEKPYYAFSLRVALASLPNALGSFEHDSQTLYINGYPIHRLGKQSGGYQTIDDRGFQTLLRYRSSNSPATQISVGEILSGDFDPEQLQGKIVLIGSVAPSLKDEFYTPYSASRDNRFTMSGVVVHAQIISQLLDIAEGRPAQYGFLTPWGEFAWLMGWAAITSLLAWKIRRSGMLILAGTGLFVSLFGISWLSLTQLVWFPLLEPLLGTFVAGGVVIAQKSIYRSTHDGLTELPGREVFLLYIKRALGAQNSKPVIAAFLDVDRFQIINKSLGHYAGDRVLIEIAQRLVKTLGEHAQIARVGGDEFAILFHNSSLTRVKALLDKMRSILSSPLMLGKHRLSVTASVGLAITQTKYCQTPEDLLRDAHTAMYRAKALNEAQYQVFSDEMREEAIARLDLESDLIKALEDDEFSLHYQPIVNIQTGSIAGFEALLRWSQEERGLISPNRFIPIIEETGMIIPLGEWIIKTAFQQIKSWNQQFPNLSLKMSINLSRRQFDQPDLCQKIGATLNQLGISGTSIQLEITESMIMRDFEAAHTLMLKLKELGIQLAIDDFGTGYSSLSYLHRFPTDTLKIDQSFVSRMENSSEDREIVQTIISLGQKLNMNLVAEGISSRQQLNLLKAASCHFGQGYYFAKPLPVQEATALLASRTDWLEAAS, from the coding sequence ATGGTGCGATCGCCCCTCAGGTTTTACAACAGGGCCAAGCCTTTTATAGCTAATCTTTTCCAGGCCCTGCCTTTTAGTCGGCGCTCAATTCTGATTGCCACTTTGGTGGCAGTAACCCTTGTGACGGGGGCTAAAAAGCTCGGAGGCTTGCAACGATTTGAGCTGTTTATTTTTGATTGCCTCGTCAGACTTCAGGATGGCCAGGGACAAGACCCCCGGTTAGTGGTTGTGGGCATTACGGAGTCAGATATCCAGGACTACGGGTGGCCACTGTCTGATCAAAAGATTGCCGTCCTTTTGGATACCATCCAAGAACAGCAGCCTCAGGTTGTTGGCTTAGACCTTTATCGCAAAACTTACCATCCGCCTGGGCGTCCTGCCTTAGAAAAACAATTTGCTGCGGATAACTTAATTGCAATTACGAATGTAGGCAGCGGTCCCCAGAGAGTTCCTCCCCCTGACTCTGTTCCTTGGCATCGTGTTGGCTTCAATGATCTCAGCATTGATCCAGATGGGGTGATCAGGCGTAGTCTTCTATTTGTGAGCCATCCTGAAAAGCCCTATTATGCCTTTTCGCTTAGGGTCGCTTTAGCTTCACTGCCTAACGCTTTGGGCAGTTTTGAGCATGATTCCCAGACTCTCTATATCAACGGCTACCCTATCCATCGTCTAGGTAAACAATCAGGTGGCTATCAAACGATCGACGACCGCGGCTTTCAGACGCTGTTGCGATATCGTTCTAGTAATTCCCCGGCGACACAAATATCCGTGGGAGAAATCTTGAGCGGTGACTTTGATCCTGAGCAGTTGCAAGGCAAAATTGTCCTTATCGGTTCGGTTGCACCCAGTCTGAAGGATGAATTTTATACTCCCTACAGTGCTAGCCGAGATAATCGCTTCACAATGTCGGGGGTTGTTGTCCATGCCCAAATCATTAGCCAGTTACTCGATATTGCCGAGGGCAGACCTGCTCAATATGGGTTCCTGACGCCGTGGGGAGAATTTGCATGGTTAATGGGATGGGCTGCGATAACCAGTCTCTTGGCTTGGAAAATTCGTCGCTCTGGGATGCTTATACTGGCCGGGACGGGTCTCTTTGTATCACTCTTCGGAATAAGCTGGTTAAGCCTGACTCAGCTAGTTTGGTTCCCGCTACTTGAACCATTATTGGGGACCTTTGTCGCGGGCGGGGTTGTGATTGCTCAAAAGTCGATTTATCGCAGTACCCACGATGGCCTGACAGAACTGCCAGGGCGAGAGGTTTTTTTGCTTTACATCAAACGAGCCCTAGGAGCCCAAAATTCTAAGCCTGTTATTGCGGCTTTTTTAGATGTTGATCGCTTTCAAATTATCAATAAGAGCCTGGGTCATTATGCGGGTGATCGGGTCCTGATTGAAATTGCCCAACGCCTGGTTAAGACTTTAGGAGAACATGCTCAGATTGCCAGGGTTGGGGGAGATGAGTTCGCAATTTTATTTCACAATAGCAGTCTGACACGGGTGAAGGCATTGCTCGACAAGATGCGATCGATTTTATCGAGCCCTTTGATGCTAGGGAAACATCGACTCTCTGTCACGGCAAGTGTGGGGCTTGCTATCACCCAAACAAAATACTGTCAGACGCCTGAAGATCTGCTGCGAGATGCTCATACCGCAATGTATCGGGCTAAGGCGCTTAATGAAGCTCAATACCAGGTTTTTTCAGATGAGATGAGAGAAGAAGCCATTGCCCGCTTAGATTTAGAGAGTGATCTGATCAAAGCGCTAGAAGACGATGAATTCTCATTACACTATCAGCCTATTGTGAACATTCAAACCGGCAGCATTGCTGGATTTGAAGCCCTTCTACGTTGGAGCCAAGAAGAGAGAGGGCTGATTTCTCCCAACCGATTTATCCCCATTATTGAAGAAACAGGCATGATTATTCCATTGGGGGAATGGATTATCAAAACAGCTTTCCAGCAGATTAAGTCGTGGAACCAGCAATTTCCGAACCTGTCGTTGAAGATGAGTATCAATCTTTCCAGGCGGCAGTTTGATCAGCCCGATCTGTGCCAGAAGATCGGGGCAACTTTGAATCAGTTAGGAATTTCGGGAACGTCTATTCAGCTTGAAATTACTGAAAGCATGATTATGCGCGATTTTGAAGCTGCCCATACTTTGATGTTGAAACTCAAGGAGTTAGGCATTCAACTTGCGATCGATGATTTTGGGACTGGGTATTCGTCCTTAAGCTATCTGCATCGATTTCCAACAGATACGCTCAAAATAGACCAATCTTTTGTCAGCAGGATGGAAAACAGTAGCGAGGATCGAGAGATCGTACAAACAATTATCAGCCTTGGGCAAAAATTGAATATGAATTTAGTGGCAGAAGGGATCTCTAGCCGTCAACAATTGAATTTACTCAAAGCGGCTAGTTGCCACTTTGGCCAGGGCTATTACTTTGCTAAACCCTTGCCGGTTCAAGAGGCCACAGCATTATTGGCAAGTCGGACTGATTGGCTGGAAGCGGCTTCGTGA
- a CDS encoding cob(I)yrinic acid a,c-diamide adenosyltransferase codes for MVRTGIGIRTAQLNNERLAGQIHVYDGEGKGKSQVALGVVLRSIGLGIQTFMESRVLLLRFLKGPGRTYDEDAAIEALQRGFPHLIDQVRTGRAEFFGPDGITKFDKQEAQRGWDVAKGAIASGLYSVVVLDEINPVLDLGLLSIDEVVRTLKQKPDHLEVIATGRAAPQPLLEIADLHSEMKPLPHKNVDFPGIEGVEIYTGDGKGKSTSALGKALQAIGRGISQDKSHRVLIMQWLKGGQGYTEDAAIAALHKSYPNLVDHQRCGRDAIVWRGQQQEIDYVEAERGWEIACAAIASGLYKTIILDELNPTVDLELLPEEPIVQALLRKPRDTEVIITGRCKNPPAYFELASTHSEVFNHKHYAEKGIDLKRGVDF; via the coding sequence ATGGTCAGAACTGGGATTGGCATCCGCACAGCACAACTCAACAACGAGCGACTAGCTGGGCAAATTCATGTCTACGACGGGGAAGGCAAAGGCAAATCTCAGGTAGCGCTAGGCGTTGTGTTGCGCTCTATTGGCCTAGGGATTCAAACCTTTATGGAAAGCCGAGTGCTGCTGCTACGGTTCTTGAAGGGGCCGGGACGTACTTATGACGAAGATGCGGCAATTGAGGCCCTGCAGCGAGGCTTCCCACACCTGATTGACCAGGTACGCACAGGGCGAGCCGAGTTTTTTGGCCCAGATGGCATTACCAAGTTTGATAAGCAAGAAGCTCAGCGAGGGTGGGATGTTGCCAAAGGTGCGATCGCCTCAGGGCTCTACTCCGTTGTTGTCCTCGATGAAATCAACCCAGTGTTAGACCTAGGGCTATTGTCCATTGATGAGGTCGTACGAACGCTTAAGCAAAAACCAGACCATTTAGAAGTCATTGCCACCGGGCGGGCCGCTCCCCAACCATTGCTGGAAATTGCCGATCTGCATTCAGAAATGAAGCCCCTACCCCATAAAAATGTTGATTTTCCAGGCATTGAGGGGGTAGAAATCTACACGGGAGATGGGAAAGGAAAGTCCACAAGCGCATTGGGTAAAGCACTCCAGGCAATTGGTCGAGGCATTAGCCAGGATAAGTCGCACCGAGTGTTGATTATGCAGTGGTTGAAAGGAGGGCAGGGCTACACAGAAGATGCCGCGATCGCCGCACTCCACAAAAGCTACCCCAATTTGGTCGATCATCAGCGCTGCGGGCGAGATGCCATTGTCTGGCGAGGGCAACAGCAGGAAATCGATTATGTAGAAGCAGAACGGGGCTGGGAAATTGCCTGCGCTGCGATCGCCTCTGGTCTCTACAAAACCATCATCCTAGACGAGCTCAACCCTACAGTGGATTTAGAGCTATTACCGGAAGAGCCCATTGTGCAAGCGCTCCTGCGTAAACCCCGCGACACTGAAGTCATCATCACCGGGCGCTGTAAAAACCCCCCCGCCTACTTCGAACTCGCCAGCACCCACTCAGAAGTGTTTAACCATAAACATTATGCAGAGAAAGGCATTGACCTTAAACGAGGGGTCGATTTCTAA
- a CDS encoding PepSY domain-containing protein, whose product MGDLKVNFRRLHATLAPFVLLPLFMTVTTGVIYRLGKSWLGLSRDQVHFLMVLHEGEYLGETIAPIYVLLNGLGLLWMLATGGMVACQNIMRSRGWRALTSKKSDPSKESEAK is encoded by the coding sequence ATGGGCGATCTCAAAGTGAACTTTCGTAGACTCCATGCTACTCTAGCGCCCTTTGTGCTTCTCCCTCTGTTCATGACGGTCACCACTGGGGTTATTTATCGCCTGGGAAAAAGCTGGCTAGGGCTCAGTCGCGATCAAGTACATTTCCTTATGGTGCTCCATGAAGGAGAGTATCTGGGTGAAACGATTGCACCTATTTATGTTCTCCTAAATGGGCTGGGGTTGCTATGGATGTTGGCAACCGGGGGAATGGTGGCTTGTCAAAATATTATGCGATCGCGGGGATGGCGAGCCCTGACAAGCAAGAAATCAGACCCTAGTAAAGAGTCTGAAGCAAAGTGA
- a CDS encoding ABC transporter permease subunit, with translation MSLSCIWVIASNVFREVIRDRVLYLVAVYAVFLVAAAALLPEVAAGAQGKITLDLGLAGIHLLGLVVTVFVGTSLINKEIDKRTVLVLIAKPVSRLEFVLGKHLGLSAVLVVLMALLTAIYLVVLAVNQVPFSWASMLLAVFFTFIEMALLTAVAMLFGVFTSSLLATLLTIAVYLMGHLSRDIVALGQLSENASLQRVANGMYLVLPDLERLNLRNEAIYGMTLLPSALELTSHLLYGLFYIALLLTVAILIFARRQF, from the coding sequence ATGAGTCTGTCGTGTATTTGGGTGATTGCCAGTAACGTCTTTCGAGAGGTCATTCGCGATCGCGTGCTGTATTTGGTCGCAGTATATGCCGTTTTTTTAGTGGCGGCAGCAGCCTTACTGCCAGAGGTGGCAGCAGGTGCGCAGGGTAAAATCACCCTCGATTTGGGACTGGCTGGAATTCATTTACTCGGACTCGTGGTGACGGTGTTTGTGGGCACGAGTTTAATTAACAAGGAAATTGACAAGCGCACTGTCTTAGTTCTGATTGCTAAACCGGTGAGCCGATTAGAGTTCGTTTTAGGAAAACATCTGGGGTTATCTGCAGTTTTGGTCGTGCTGATGGCCTTGCTCACCGCTATCTACCTGGTGGTTTTAGCGGTGAATCAAGTTCCGTTCTCTTGGGCCAGTATGTTGCTAGCCGTCTTTTTTACCTTTATAGAAATGGCGTTGCTGACGGCTGTCGCTATGTTGTTTGGGGTGTTTACAAGCTCTCTGCTGGCTACGCTGCTCACCATTGCTGTGTATCTGATGGGGCATCTGAGCCGAGACATTGTGGCGTTAGGGCAGCTGAGTGAAAATGCCAGTCTACAGCGAGTTGCCAACGGCATGTATCTAGTGTTGCCCGACTTAGAACGGCTCAACCTTCGTAATGAAGCAATTTATGGTATGACGCTGCTACCGTCTGCCCTAGAGTTAACGAGCCATCTACTCTACGGGTTGTTTTACATTGCCCTACTGTTGACCGTTGCCATTCTTATTTTTGCCCGTCGCCAGTTCTGA